The following is a genomic window from Stenotrophomonas maltophilia.
GCCCACGCCCGGGGCGATGCTCGGGTCGAGGAAATCCACATCGAAGCTGACATGCAGATGGGTGTTCTCGTCGATGCCGGCCAGCGCCGCTTCCACCGCGCGCTTCATGCCGTTCTCGTCGATGTAGCGCATGTCATAGACATCCACCTTGTGGGTCTTGATCAGGCGCTTCTCTTCCGGGTCCACCGAGCGGATGCCAATCTGGTGCATCTGCGCCGGGGTGATCGCCGGTGCGCTGCCGCCCAGGCGGGTCAGCGCGTCGGGGCCGAGGCCGCACAGGCAGGCCACCGGCATGCCGTGGATGTTGCCCGACGGGGTCACATCGCTGGTGTTGAAATCCGAATGCGCATCCAGCCACAGCACGCGCAGCGTCTTGCCCTGCTCGCGGCACCAGCGCGCGACGGCGGTGATCGAACCGATGCCCAGGCAATGGTCGCCGCCGAGCATGATCGGCATGCGCCCGGCCTGCAGTTCGGCATAGCTGGCTTCCATCAGTGCATGGTTCCACGCCACCACTTCGTCCAGGTGGCGGTAGCCTTCCACCGGCGCAGTCCACGGGTTGCGCGGGCCATCCAGGTTGCCCACATCGCGCACGTCCACGCCGCGCGCTTCCAGCGCCTCCGGCAGGCCGGCCACGCGCAGCGCTTCCGGCCCCAGTCGTGCACCGCGATGGCCCGCACCCACGTCGGTGGGAACGCCGATCAACGATACGGAAATGGGATGGGCCATGGGTGCCTCCTGCGGGGGAAAAAGAAGCACAGTCTAGCCAGAGCTGTGTGACACCACTCGCGGCGGTGCAGCAGGCAAAGCGCCCATCGGTGTAGCCAGGAAAGCAGCCCCGGTCAGTTGTTACCGCGCTGAGGGGTCAGGAACCGGGCCTTCTGCGATCGGCCTCACATCCGCGTCGGTATCGCCTCTTCTGCCACGCCACGGCCACCGCCACCCTGCGTCGGCACCCTGAGGGTGCCTCTGCAATGTCCCATCTTTGGAGAACGACCCCTATGAAACATGCATTCATTGGATCTGCGGTACTAGTGATGGCCCTGGGCACACTGCTTGCGGCAGGCGCCAGCGCATCCTCGCAACGCATCACCCATACGGTGACCTCGGATGCGTTTGCGATGCAGACCACAGGCGCACGTCAGGTGCTGGACTGGGTGGCCCAACGCGTGCGCCCGTCGTTCGCCCCCCAGGGCTACGGCCATGTGCAGGTGGAACGGCGCGCGGTCTCGGTAGGGCGTGCCGCTGCGCGTTCGGATGAATCGATCCCGGGAAAGCTGCCGGAGCAGGGTCTGCCCGGTGAGATCTACCGCGTGGAGAACCTCCTTCCCGACGGCTCCACCCAGAGCTGGGAGTTCACCTGGGTGCAACCCTCCTCCGGGCATGGCGGTGGTTGGGAAATCACCGCCTACACGTACAAGAAGGGCAACGACCCGGAAAACCCGCGCTGACCTTCGTCCTGGCGTGCCGCGGCGGTGCAGCGGGCCATTGGCATGGCATGATGCCGCGCGGACCCGCCCACCTTTCATGGAAGACTGCGATGTCGCCCTTCATCAACACCGCCTGGCCCCGCTTCTTCATGGGCGCGCTGCCCATCGCCGTTTTTGCCGTTCTGTTGAGCAGCTCGATCGATGCGTCGCCGTACCGCTGGCTGATGCAGGCGACGCTCCTGCTGACACCCTTTTCGCTTCTGGTGTTCCTCGGGTTCGGCTGGCAGCGTCTGCGCAAGGCACACGCTGCGTATCCGATCCTGACCAGCGAACTGGACCGCATGCTGGCGGCACTGATCGGCAACGTGAAGGTGGCCGCGCTGTGGTTCGGCCTGACCATCGTCGGCATGTTCGCTCTGATGCTGGCGTGGGTGCTGCTGTACAGGTCCGGCGGCTGACGCCGGATCTGCCCCTCGCGCTCAGCGTCCGCGGCGGCGCACAGGCGTCACGCTCTGCACCTGGCCGTTATTGCGCATCATGCACAGGAAGCGGCCGTCGGGATAATCGATGATCAGTTCCTGGTAATCGCTGCCCACCGGCATCTGGGTGACCAGGGCGCCCTGCGCACCCTTGCGCACATTGCAGGCCCCCAGTGCGGTATCGCCTGACGGCGCCGGGGTGGTCACCGAAGACACATTGCGGAACACCGCGCGGCAGCCGCCATTGACCCACACCGAATGCCGCGACAGGCCCCAGTTCTTGCCTTCCTCGCAGCGGGTGCGGCTGAGCTGGCGCACGATCTCCACATTGCCACGGGTGTTCAGATCGCACGACACCTGCTGCTGGCCGGTGGATTCACAAGTCACTTCGCGCGGCAGCGCGGCATCCCCGGTGGCAGCGTCGCCAGGGCGGGCGCTGTTTGTGGCGGGCGCGGGCGCACCACGGCTGTTGACCTGGCAGATGCCATTGGCGCCGCCTCGGCCGGTGTAGCTGACCTGCGGCGAGCCGTCATCGTTGCGGCTGATCGACAGGGTGATGCCGCTGTTGGTATCGCGTGCTTCGAAGTAGCGGTCGTTGAAGCGCTTCAACGCCGTCTCGCGGCCCTGCACGTAGACCGGGCCGCCCTCATCGGCATGCACATCGATGCCGCCCGGGCAGCTGGCGTTGAAGAACGGCACAGCGGCCATGGCCGGGGCTGCGAACGCGGCGGACAATAGTGCGACGGTGAGCGGCAGGGCGTGGCGACGCATGGGCAGGTCCCGAAAGGTGTGTGACCGCAGTATGCGGCGGGGAGTCGGGAGCGGTGTGTGAGGAGAATCAGTATCCGGGCGCGCGTTTTTGGGGGTTGTGTTTGCTATGGTGGCTGTGGCGCCTTCACCCGGGCTGTTAAGCCAGCTTCACTTTGTAGGTCTTTCCAGGCCTTGCAACAGCGCCGACGCCTACCGATTTCCAGCGGATGATCGCATTGCGCGATATGTCGCTTTCGGCATCGCAGTGGCGGGAACAGGCCAATCGCGATAATTCATTTTTCCTTTCAGATCACCCGATGCCATCGAAACAATCGACTGGTAGGCGGGGATTTCGCCTGCGCATGATGAAACGCCACCTGCAAAGGTGGTCGGGTCTTCCAAGCCCGTGTAATCGAAGCTGTATACGCTTGCCAGCCGGCGTCGTCCTCCCAAGAGCGGCGTCGGCTGGCAATCCGTTCGCCGATCAACGGCGGGCGGTGCGTGGGGGCCTTGTGCCCGCCGGCTCATCGATTCCCGGTCTTGGAAGCCACGCATCGCCCGCCACCCTATCGTGGCGGCGCCTCTGTGCCTGACGAGGATGCCCGCATGTCCAAGACGCTATACCCCTATCTGACCGCCACGCTGGGCGACGCCGCCCTGCATCTGCCGCTCGAACTGGCGCAACCGCTGGAAGCCGCCTTCGCCGCTGCCAACGATGCACCCGCGCCCATCAACCTGCCCGTCTGCCTGCGCCGCATCCAGGCCGGAGATGCCGCCGACGGACAGCCGTGGCAGGGGCCGGCAAGCACAGCCGGCGACGCCGTGGCTGCCGCACGCAGGGATCGCGCCGCCGTAGGGCTGGTGTCACTGCTGGAGCTGTACCACGCCAACGAGCGCGTGCGCGTGGATGGGGATGAGAAAGATGATATCGGCGACGGCGTGCGCGAAGGGCTGATGCTGGCCTGCCGGGGGCTGGCCGAGTATGTGGCGTTGCAGGCGCGGGGGGCTCAATAATGCAGAACAGTGGGATTCCCAATGCACAGGTTCAACGCGTCGCTACCCCGACTATCGAATCAGCCGGAACCGCTGCTGGCATGAGCACACCCTATCCAAACCTGAAACCTGTTCTCGTTGAGCTGCGGCTGGACGAAGTGGATTCGCGCGGCGGCGCTGTTGCCGAGATGATCGCCTCCACCGCGCGCCCCATGGCGCTTTCGATAAGCCCCGAACTCATGTGGTACAGCTTCGTGCTGAATGATCGCGCCATCACCCGCATCGCGCCGGGAACGCGGGCACACTGCACGATCTCATTCATCAACCATGACGGTGCGAAAGAGGTATTCCGCTGTGGCACGGTGGCCGCTTTCGGAAACGGATCGGTAACACGAGGGTTGATCCGCATCATTCGGTTTGATTGAACCTGATCGCAGCGGACTTCTTGAGGTAGCAGAATTGGAGCGCAGTGCCTTGATGCCTCAAACGGCACTGGCATGCAGGCGCACACCCAAGGCACGGGTCACCTTCAGGATGGTGGCGAAATCAGGACTGCGCTTGCCCGAGAGTGCGCGGTACAGACTCTCTCGTGACAGGCCCGCCGCACGCGCAACCTTGCTCATGCCCTGAGCGCGGGCGATATCGCCCAGCGCTTTGGCAATGAATGCAGAATCGCCATCGCTTTCCTCGATGCAGGCGTCGAGATAGGCGGCCATTTCTTCGGGTGTCCGAAGGTGTTCGGCCACATCAAATGCTTTTAGTTCGACTTTTTTCTTGGTGGCCATGGTGGGACAGCTCCAGTGCTTCGGTATTGAGTCGTTTCGCCTACAGCCGGTTCGACGCTCACAGGGCATGCGCAATCTCCCTGGCCTTTTCGATATCCCGCTGCTGCGAACCTTTGTCGCCTCCGACCAGGAGAATCAGCAACTGCCTGCCGCGCTGGGTGTAGTACACGCGGTAGCCCGGTCCTGCATCGATACGCAGTTCGGAAACACCGTCCCCCAGATAGCGGTGATCACCCGGATGACCTTCGGCGAGCCGACCGATGCGGGCCAGGATGCGAGCGCGCGCGGTTACGTCCTTGAGAGCGTCAATCCATGTCGCGAACTGGCGGGTACGCTGGATCTCCATGGAGGACTGTAGCCTACTGACTACACCCTTTCAACCATGAGACATGGGAAACGCATGCTGGGAAAAGCACAGCGACGCATGACGCGCCGGATACCAGAACAGCAAGGGAAGGAGGAAAAAGACGGGGCAGGGAGCAATGCTCGACCAACGACCGCGCCGCCGCTTTGCGGGGGCCAATCTAGTTGCTTGGTGGTGCCGCTTATCCGAATCGAACGGATGACCTACTGTTTACAAGACAGTTGGACTAAGCCCTAGAATCATTGACTTACGTAGCTCTATTTTCCCGGTCGCGGTTCGTGAAACACTTGCTATTGCTGGTGGCTCAGGACCATTTTCCCGGTGGACCTTCGCGTTGAGGGAGGTGTCTTTCGCTGTCATTCAACAGGGACGACAGGTGTCGCCCTGCGGCCGGTTGTCTAGTGCCCCCTCCCTGTTGCATGGGCCTATGAGACAAGGGGTGGATGTCCAACGAACATGGAGAGAGAGATGTCAGAGTGGCTGGGTAGTTGCACGCTATTAGCAAGCGTGGTCGTGCAAACAACTGTTGAGGGAGCTGCCAAGCCAGAGACTACTTGGCTGCAGGCTTACGGACAGCTCATAGGCGTAGCGATAGGCTCCGTCCTGACTGGCGTGGTAGCGGTTTTGCTCGCGTTTTTGAACAACCGAAGCAGTGACCTCAGACTGCGGATGCAGCAGACCCACGATCTGCAGCGCGAGAACCAACGCATTACGCGAGATAGGCTTGAGGAGCTCTACGTCCTTGCTGGGCACTGGATATCCGCCCTTGAGCAGTACGGAATTCTGGGGCTACGGCTCGCGAGAGGTC
Proteins encoded in this region:
- the rocF gene encoding arginase — translated: MAHPISVSLIGVPTDVGAGHRGARLGPEALRVAGLPEALEARGVDVRDVGNLDGPRNPWTAPVEGYRHLDEVVAWNHALMEASYAELQAGRMPIMLGGDHCLGIGSITAVARWCREQGKTLRVLWLDAHSDFNTSDVTPSGNIHGMPVACLCGLGPDALTRLGGSAPAITPAQMHQIGIRSVDPEEKRLIKTHKVDVYDMRYIDENGMKRAVEAALAGIDENTHLHVSFDVDFLDPSIAPGVGTTVPGGVNYREAQLVMEMIADTGRMGSLDIVELNPLLDKQNATAELAVDLVESLFGKSTLMRD
- a CDS encoding DUF3011 domain-containing protein — its product is MRRHALPLTVALLSAAFAAPAMAAVPFFNASCPGGIDVHADEGGPVYVQGRETALKRFNDRYFEARDTNSGITLSISRNDDGSPQVSYTGRGGANGICQVNSRGAPAPATNSARPGDAATGDAALPREVTCESTGQQQVSCDLNTRGNVEIVRQLSRTRCEEGKNWGLSRHSVWVNGGCRAVFRNVSSVTTPAPSGDTALGACNVRKGAQGALVTQMPVGSDYQELIIDYPDGRFLCMMRNNGQVQSVTPVRRRGR
- a CDS encoding addiction module antidote protein; this encodes MATKKKVELKAFDVAEHLRTPEEMAAYLDACIEESDGDSAFIAKALGDIARAQGMSKVARAAGLSRESLYRALSGKRSPDFATILKVTRALGVRLHASAV
- a CDS encoding type II toxin-antitoxin system RelE/ParE family toxin; protein product: MEIQRTRQFATWIDALKDVTARARILARIGRLAEGHPGDHRYLGDGVSELRIDAGPGYRVYYTQRGRQLLILLVGGDKGSQQRDIEKAREIAHAL